A region of Marmota flaviventris isolate mMarFla1 chromosome 11, mMarFla1.hap1, whole genome shotgun sequence DNA encodes the following proteins:
- the LOC139707734 gene encoding UDP-glucuronosyltransferase 1A8-like, giving the protein MAPGLLPAALPLCVCLLLASGSAQAGKLLVVPMDGSHWFTMRSVVEKLVHRGHEVVAVMPEVSWQLGQSLNFTVKTYSTSYTLEDLEHEFKVFTETQMKKSDESLLSALLDSNNGFFELHFTHCRTLFNDKKLVEYLQESSFDAVFMDPFDVCGLIIAKYFSLPSVVFTRGVFCHYLEEGAQCPSPLSYIPRFLMRFSDVMTFKQRVENLINHLGERLFCPYFLKTTVEIASEIFQAPVTPYDLFSQVSIWLLRTDFVLDYPRPVMPNMIFIGGINCHQGKPLAKIC; this is encoded by the exons ATGGCTCCTGGTCTTTTGCCTGCCGctcttcctctgtgtgtgtgtctactgCTGGCATCTGGCTCTGCCCAGGCAGGCAAGCTGCTGGTGGTGCCCATGGATGGCAGCCACTGGTTTACCATGCGGTCAGTTGTGGAGAAACTTGTCCACAGAGGGCATGAGGTGGTTGCTGTCATGCCAGAGGTAAGTTGGCAACTGGGACAGTCATTGAATTTTACAGTGAAGACATATTCAACTTCTTACACTTTGGAGGACTTGGAACATGAGTTTAAAGTTTTTACTGAGACTCAAATGAAAAAATCAGATGAAAGTTTATTGTCTGCATTATTGGATTCAAACAATGGGTTTTTTGAACTACATTTTACCCATTGTAGGACTTTGTTTAATGACAAGAAGTTAGTAGAATACTTACAGGAGAGCTCTTTTGATGCAGTGTTTATGGATCCTTTTGACGTGTGTGGTCTAATTATTGCCAAGTACTTTTCACTCCCATCTGTGGTCTTTACCAGGGGAGTGTTCTGCCATTACCTTGAAGAAGGTGCTCAGTGCCCCAGTCCTCTGTCCTACATTCCCAGATTTTTAATGAGGTTCTCAGATGTCATGACTTTTAAGCAGAGAGTAGAGAACCTTATAAACCACTTGGGGGAGCGTTTATTTtgcccatatttcttgaaaaccACCGTGGAAATCGCCTCTGAAATTTTCCAAGCCCCTGTCACACCATATGATCTCTTCAGCCAAGTATCCATTTGGTTGCTGCGAACTGACTTTGTTTTGGACTATCCCAGACCTGTGATGCCCAACATGATCTTCATTGGTGGAATCAACTGCCACCAGGGGAAGCCACTGGCCAAG ATATGTTGa